Part of the Penicillium digitatum chromosome 4, complete sequence genome is shown below.
TGTGGCTCGGATGAAACTGATATCACAGGCGCAGGAAACTTTGTTTCCCACAAAACAGAGCGCAGCCAGGCATCCACGCGGCTAACCTTATCTGCCGGGATTGAAGGCGTAACGATCGCAGTGGTAGAAATTGCCTGGTCATAGTTAGAACAACAGGAGCATTGAATGTTTgcaagaagcaaaagacAGTAGACAATATTAACATACCGGGTCGATATGGCTATGTCCCTTCTTGCTAAAGTCCAAATCCGCCAAGTGATCATAGGCATGCAGGTCCAGCACAACACCCTCAATCTGTGGCGTCCGGCTATGATTCGTCACATGAATCATAGCCACGCTGTTGATGGAAGCGATCCGATCTCGCACAGCCTCTAGCTCCTGGTCCGTAACCAGATCCGTTTTGTTGAGGATTACCACATCTGCATGCGAGATCTGCATATGCGCCATAGACAGAACAGGGCCAGAGCCGTGGTCATGGTTCACGTCATGCGACTCAGCCTTCTCTTCAGGGGCCGGTTCGTCCAGCAAGCGCATGATGTTCTTTGCGTCAACTAGAGTGACAATTCCATCGAGATAAATAGAACTGCCGAGCCCTTCGTCCATCCAGAAAATCGGGGCGATGTTACCTGGGTCGGCAAGACCGGTTGTTTCTAGAAGGATATAATCAAAGGTGCCGCGGCGCTCCATCAATGACTCGATAGCCATTACGCCTGAGTCTTTAACGGAGCAGCAGATGCAGCCA
Proteins encoded:
- a CDS encoding Cobalamin (vitamin B12) biosynthesis CobW → MSANFEDEDTPPELIDVTAIPADQTSVDEEPTARVPITLVTGYLGAGKTTLLNHILTEKHGKKIAVIMNEFGDSMDIEKPMTVNQGGQEVTEWMEVGNGCICCSVKDSGVMAIESLMERRGTFDYILLETTGLADPGNIAPIFWMDEGLGSSIYLDGIVTLVDAKNIMRLLDEPAPEEKAESHDVNHDHGSGPVLSMAHMQISHADVVILNKTDLVTDQELEAVRDRIASINSVAMIHVTNHSRTPQIEGVVLDLHAYDHLADLDFSKKGHSHIDPAISTTAIVTPSIPADKVSRVDAWLRSVLWETKFPAPVISVSSEPHPVDFEVHRLKGILNLNDGTSRIIQAVRDVFEIRDAEPIDIKDKSKSLQCKIVLIGRGLGLSAEPWQESFESYLAAK